A section of the Thauera chlorobenzoica genome encodes:
- the cspE gene encoding transcription antiterminator/RNA stability regulator CspE — MSTQTGTVKWFNDAKGFGFITPEGGGDDLFAHFSEIQSKGFKSLAENQRVEFEVKTGPKGLQAANIRPL; from the coding sequence ATGAGCACTCAAACCGGTACCGTCAAGTGGTTCAACGACGCCAAGGGCTTCGGCTTCATCACTCCGGAAGGCGGTGGCGACGACCTCTTCGCCCACTTCTCCGAAATCCAGAGCAAGGGCTTCAAGAGCCTGGCTGAAAACCAGCGTGTGGAATTCGAAGTCAAGACCGGCCCGAAGGGTCTGCAGGCGGCCAACATCCGCCCGCTGTAA
- the ylqF gene encoding ribosome biogenesis GTPase YlqF, which translates to MPIQWFPGHMASARKKAAEAMAAIDVVIEVTDARLPEASSNPMIVELRRFRNRPCLKLLNKSDLADPVATSAWMDFYNRQPGVRAVAISAKNAAEVARVPALCRQLAPHRDDGTKPLRMMIMGIPNVGKSTLMNALLKRKVAKVGDEPAVTKHQQTLDLGPGMTLTDTPGMMWPKIDYDADGYMLAASHAIGRNAVIDEEVAAFLGEILIARYLPLLAARYRLEPAMLAGFDGPALVEAVGRRRGCLVKGGGLDLEKAAQILLQDYRDGVLGRISLETPQTRAQMIAAADAARAAARGPDGAAPDAGSVAG; encoded by the coding sequence ATGCCCATCCAGTGGTTTCCAGGCCATATGGCCTCGGCGCGCAAGAAAGCGGCCGAAGCCATGGCCGCGATCGACGTCGTCATCGAAGTCACCGACGCCCGTCTGCCCGAGGCCAGCAGCAACCCCATGATCGTCGAGTTGCGCCGGTTTCGTAATCGCCCTTGTCTGAAGCTGCTGAACAAGTCCGATCTGGCCGATCCGGTAGCGACCAGCGCGTGGATGGACTTCTACAACCGTCAGCCGGGGGTCAGGGCGGTGGCGATCTCGGCCAAGAATGCGGCCGAGGTTGCCCGCGTCCCGGCGCTGTGCCGGCAGCTTGCACCACACCGCGACGACGGCACCAAGCCGCTGCGGATGATGATCATGGGCATTCCCAATGTCGGCAAATCGACGCTGATGAATGCCCTGCTCAAGCGCAAGGTGGCGAAGGTCGGCGACGAGCCGGCGGTGACCAAGCACCAGCAGACGCTCGACCTGGGGCCGGGAATGACGCTGACCGACACTCCCGGCATGATGTGGCCGAAAATCGACTACGACGCCGACGGCTACATGCTTGCCGCCAGCCATGCGATCGGGCGCAATGCAGTGATCGACGAGGAAGTGGCGGCCTTTCTGGGCGAAATCCTGATTGCGCGCTACCTGCCCCTGCTCGCTGCGCGCTACCGGCTCGAACCGGCAATGCTGGCCGGTTTCGACGGTCCGGCTCTGGTAGAGGCAGTCGGCCGCCGCCGCGGCTGCCTGGTGAAGGGCGGCGGGCTGGACCTGGAAAAGGCGGCGCAGATCCTGCTCCAGGATTACCGCGACGGCGTGCTGGGCCGGATCAGCCTGGAAACGCCACAGACACGCGCGCAGATGATCGCTGCTGCCGATGCGGCGCGGGCCGCGGCCCGGGGCCCGGATGGCGCCGCGCCGGATGCCGGCAGCGTTGCCGGCTGA